From the genome of Candidatus Saccharimonadales bacterium:
ATTTCGGCACATTATCGTTAGTATTAAACTTGGTTGCATAGTTATGCCGCGAAGCCTTGATGATATTTTTTGCCATACTAATATCGGGGTCTTGTTCAACTAATAAGGTTTCTCCGGAGAATGCTTCTTGTATCTTTGTTGCGGATATGCGAATGTAAAAGTTAAATTGAGGAAGACTGATAATATCACCCTCTTCTAAGTAAGGTTGAAAGTATGGTAGCAGTTTTTTCTCATCCGTGGGATTGCCAGATCGGAAACTAATCACGGTACCGACATTGGCAAGAATAATATCGACCATTCGGTAATCGTCCTGCTGTGAAGTGCTTTGCTCTGCCATTGTAAGGTAGAGCCTGTATTTACGCGCTTCAGATAGCATTTGGACAAATGAGGATGTTGCAAAGTTTTGGAATTCGTCAACATACAGATAGAACGGAATACGACTTTTTTGCGACAGCCGCGCACGTCTCAGTGCTGCAAGCTGTAATTTAGCAAGTACAGCAATACCAAATAGCTCCGATGTATCCTCGCCAAGTAAGCCTTTTGAGAAATTACAAATGAGAATCTTACCGTTAAGAATTTCGTCGAAGTTGATCGTAGATTTTGGCTGCTCTAAAATACGCTTTGCCGACGCAGAGAATAAGAAGCGTCCAATCTTGGAGGTGATACCGGCAACCATTTTGACCTGTTGCATACCACCCGCTTTGCCCATCTCGTTTCGCCAGAAGTTCTTAAGGTCTTTATTATCAAGCTTGCTGACGACCTTCTTTCGATAAGCTGGATCATTGAGTACATCGTAAATAGTAAACAATGTCGCATCTTCTACGTTAAGCGCCGTATGTATGGCATTACGAAGGACGTATTCGATACGATGGCCGCCACTGTCATCTTCGGAAAATATCTTACGGAATATCGATATAACGGATTCGGTCACAAGATCTCGTTCACGTAGTGCATTCTCCTCGTCAAGTCCCGAAGTCAGTTCAAGTAAGTTGACACCAACCGGGTACGATAGATCATCAGGATTAAAGTAAATAACATCCTTTTCACGCTCTTTTGGAATAGAATGAAGCAATGATTCGGCTAGATCACCATGAGGATCGACGATCGCAACGCCTTTGCCGTTTCGGATGTCCTGAATTAATCCATACTCAAGCATGGTGGTTTTACCATTTCCTGTACCACCAATAATGAAGATGTGCTTCTCCCGCTCTTTTGCAGTCAAGCCAATGTCGGTATAGATGCCACGATGGAAATTACGACCGAGAACTATGTCATAGTCAGTATTGTTAACTATAGACAAAGGAGGTGCTAGTGTGCGGCTCAACGACACGACAAGATTATCTGCCGTGGTGTGACTTGCTGGAAAATGATAAAGGTTGGCCAGCTCTAGAGACGAGAATACGTTGGAGTTACGCACTATCAGTGATGGCATACGATGAGTAAACGCCCACTCACGATAACGACCACGTAAGGCTTGCGGAAAGTTATAGCGAGTTGTAAGACTTTGTACCTTTGGAATACTGAATGATGCAATGGCGGATTCGACACCGTGCAGACGTTCCTCTTTATCTTTTGAGCTGGTAGCGACAACGCGAACCCTTAGTTCGGAGCGGAAGAGGTGGCCGTAGCCTTTATTGTGTGTTGCATCAGATACCTTATAGAATTCGTGATAGCGGTCAACAATTGCCGCCATATTGCGAACACGTGCGGGTGAGATAACGAGTTGCAATGTTACCTGTTCATCATCGGAAAGTCTATTCATAGCGCCTGCAATATAGGCAATCGGGTCATGTTGCTCAAATGTAGCGAGTGTCCGAATCGGTAGCGCAAAGTGTTTTGTTTGCTTAAATTCTTTTACTTTTGTAAAAGCATTCCTTTTCAGTAGCGGATCATCGATTCTTTTAACACGCGAGCCACTCAAGAAGGCGGCTATACTCCGCTCGATTGCATCAGCTTCTCGTTCACTTGTCCCGATGACATACCGCACTCCCTCTCTGCGAGTTGAGATTACCTCCAGCGAAAATATATTATTACGACGCAAAAGTTTGTACTTAAACTTCTGGGTTGCGCCTGCACCATGGAGAATGTGAAATAGTTGTTCTGTTGCCTCAGGCGTTTTACTTGCCTCATGCGATGGAGTAACTTCAATAAAGATCTTCTTCTGTTTGTAGATTCGTTTAAGATCAACAAAACGGATATACGCCATAAAGAGAAGGAGTATCAGGAGTACGATAGCACCAATTACTAAATAAGTAATCAATGCTTCATTACTGCCTAATCGTAAAATATGTTCCATAAAATTAAGTCCTTGGTGGTGGGTTACCGATCATAAATACGCGCGGGTTAACAGGAATGTTCGCAATCTTAATCTCGAAGTGTAGATGGGCACCATGAGCCCAGCCTTCTTCTCCCTCAAGTCCTATGATGTCACCGGGTTTTACAGGCTGTCCAACTTGTACCTTATGAGAAGACATATGCGCATAAATTGAAGTAATCCCGAAGCCATGATCAACAATAATGCAGTGCGAGCCGCAACCTGCAAGAACATTATCGCCAGCCTTAATAACCTTACCTTGCATGAAAACTGTTACAGCAGAGCCAAAACCACCATCAATATCAATACCACTGTGGGCTACCTGGTATGGTGGATTAGGATCTCCAAACTCTTGTGTTACCACTCCTCGGATTGGCCATGTCGTTGTCGCGTCCATGGTCGTTATAAGCGTTCCCTTAGCGTCGCGAACCTCGACTTTGTGCGTTACGGGATCAACAGAAACCAATGCATCTGACGCGCCCTGAACACCGTTGTTAAGCAGTCCGATGGTAGCAAATATAGGTAGGAGAATTATTGCCACAATTACACCAATAACAATACCGATCTCCTGACGGAATGAGTATACGGTCATTGCTACGCGGATGTATTGCATATTAGTCGTCTCGCTTAGCGAGTGTCTCCAATGGATTAGTCGTAATAAGTGGGTGTTCTTCTTCCGAAGCGGTGACATGAAGTGAGACATGTTGCTGGTCGGCAATAATTAGTGCATCACCTCTATCACTTGTGAGAAGATACGACTTTTCATAATCACTAAGTCGGAATTCACGGGTGACTTGTTCAATGGTAGTCGTATCTTGCCGCATAAGAATACGAAGTGAGCTTTGCGATGCAATAGCCCGGCCGTATTTGTCGGATAAGAAATCATTTGCTTGTTGGGTAATGATCGAGACACCAAGTCCGTACTTACGTGCACGGCGTACCAGTCCAGCAACAAAGCGAGCTGTTTCCTCATGCTCAAGAAGCATCCAGCCTTCATCAATAACAAGCATTCGCCGTTGAGGATCTTGTTTAACGGTATTTTGTACGAAATTTGCGACGATCATCATCATGATTTGGCGAATTGAATCAGGTAAATCTTTGATATCAAAAACCACAAGTCGGTTTGTGAGATCAATATTTGTCTGGTAGTTCAGTACATCCGCCATCGTACCAGTGAGATACTTCTCAAGACGCTCACACAGATCCGCCTCTTTCATTTTCTTCAGCTGCTTGTAGAGATCCTCAAGAATAGGAGACTTCTTCGCTTTATAAACGGCAAGGATAGCCTTATCAAGAGCTGCTTTTTCCGGAGCACTTAGACCGTCAACCATTAAGGCGATGACATCAGTTAAATCTTGAGCGTGTGCAGATACCTGTTCGGAGCTGCGAGAGGTAGTGGCCATATCAAATGGGTTGATCTTTTGTTCTGATTGAGCCGACAACTTAATGTAAGAACCACCGACTGAACTTGCAAGATTCTGGTATTCCCGTTCCGGGTCAATAACAATCACTTTTGTACCTTGCATGAGCTGACGAAGGATCTCTACTTTAGTCGTATAGCTTTTACCGCTACCGGACTGAGCAAACGTGATGCTGTTCGCATTATGCAAACTAAAACGATCAATAATGACCAGTGAGTTGTTTGAGTTATTAACTCCGTAAAGAATACCGCCTGGTTGGACAAGCTCCGATGACACAAAAGGAAAGGTTAATGCTGCTGTTTCGCTATCCAGATTACGGCGCTGCGCAAGAACGTTCTCACCACGCGGAAGAGTAGATTGCAGACCTTCGATTTGTTGATATTGAGCGGTTTTAATATAAAACAAACGAGCGCTCAATGAAGATTTTAAGCTATTCGTAATATCGTTCAACTCTTCTAATGAGCTACCGATAAGTGTTGCATAAATAGAAACATGAAAGAGCTTTTGCTGACCACGACGAATAGCATCGCGCAGTTCCATAGCTGAATCGAGAGGATCAGTAAGTTCGGAGCCGATGATACCGCCATCTCGTAACTTGGAACGTTTCATAGACTCTAATTGCGTAATCTTTTTCTCGAGCTTTTTAAGAGCTTCATTTGAATCTGCTTGCTCAACATGATATGACACGTCAATATCGTGGTTTAAATGTGTAAGTGAATCAAGCCAACCTACTTCAGCGGTAAATGGATAGCCCGATAGAAAGATAGTGCGGCGAAATTGACCATCAATAATGAGGTGATCAGGCTGTTCTTCCATTCCGGCATACGAAATAATATCCATTGGATCTTGTTCGCCAAACGAGAGCGTGTGCTGCTTTGGCTTTGCATCGCGTTCGCGCTGAATTTCTTTGAATTTAGTGATAGGATTTGCTAATTTCATAATGCTCCTTAAAGGTAATTCCTTTGTAGCAAGTC
Proteins encoded in this window:
- a CDS encoding type IV secretion system DNA-binding domain-containing protein codes for the protein MEHILRLGSNEALITYLVIGAIVLLILLLFMAYIRFVDLKRIYKQKKIFIEVTPSHEASKTPEATEQLFHILHGAGATQKFKYKLLRRNNIFSLEVISTRREGVRYVIGTSEREADAIERSIAAFLSGSRVKRIDDPLLKRNAFTKVKEFKQTKHFALPIRTLATFEQHDPIAYIAGAMNRLSDDEQVTLQLVISPARVRNMAAIVDRYHEFYKVSDATHNKGYGHLFRSELRVRVVATSSKDKEERLHGVESAIASFSIPKVQSLTTRYNFPQALRGRYREWAFTHRMPSLIVRNSNVFSSLELANLYHFPASHTTADNLVVSLSRTLAPPLSIVNNTDYDIVLGRNFHRGIYTDIGLTAKEREKHIFIIGGTGNGKTTMLEYGLIQDIRNGKGVAIVDPHGDLAESLLHSIPKEREKDVIYFNPDDLSYPVGVNLLELTSGLDEENALRERDLVTESVISIFRKIFSEDDSGGHRIEYVLRNAIHTALNVEDATLFTIYDVLNDPAYRKKVVSKLDNKDLKNFWRNEMGKAGGMQQVKMVAGITSKIGRFLFSASAKRILEQPKSTINFDEILNGKILICNFSKGLLGEDTSELFGIAVLAKLQLAALRRARLSQKSRIPFYLYVDEFQNFATSSFVQMLSEARKYRLYLTMAEQSTSQQDDYRMVDIILANVGTVISFRSGNPTDEKKLLPYFQPYLEEGDIISLPQFNFYIRISATKIQEAFSGETLLVEQDPDISMAKNIIKASRHNYATKFNTNDNVPKSKEPKAVVQEPGRKKTRKIPN
- a CDS encoding M23 family metallopeptidase translates to MQYIRVAMTVYSFRQEIGIVIGVIVAIILLPIFATIGLLNNGVQGASDALVSVDPVTHKVEVRDAKGTLITTMDATTTWPIRGVVTQEFGDPNPPYQVAHSGIDIDGGFGSAVTVFMQGKVIKAGDNVLAGCGSHCIIVDHGFGITSIYAHMSSHKVQVGQPVKPGDIIGLEGEEGWAHGAHLHFEIKIANIPVNPRVFMIGNPPPRT
- a CDS encoding ATP-binding protein — protein: MKLANPITKFKEIQRERDAKPKQHTLSFGEQDPMDIISYAGMEEQPDHLIIDGQFRRTIFLSGYPFTAEVGWLDSLTHLNHDIDVSYHVEQADSNEALKKLEKKITQLESMKRSKLRDGGIIGSELTDPLDSAMELRDAIRRGQQKLFHVSIYATLIGSSLEELNDITNSLKSSLSARLFYIKTAQYQQIEGLQSTLPRGENVLAQRRNLDSETAALTFPFVSSELVQPGGILYGVNNSNNSLVIIDRFSLHNANSITFAQSGSGKSYTTKVEILRQLMQGTKVIVIDPEREYQNLASSVGGSYIKLSAQSEQKINPFDMATTSRSSEQVSAHAQDLTDVIALMVDGLSAPEKAALDKAILAVYKAKKSPILEDLYKQLKKMKEADLCERLEKYLTGTMADVLNYQTNIDLTNRLVVFDIKDLPDSIRQIMMMIVANFVQNTVKQDPQRRMLVIDEGWMLLEHEETARFVAGLVRRARKYGLGVSIITQQANDFLSDKYGRAIASQSSLRILMRQDTTTIEQVTREFRLSDYEKSYLLTSDRGDALIIADQQHVSLHVTASEEEHPLITTNPLETLAKRDD